In Bacillota bacterium, one genomic interval encodes:
- a CDS encoding ribonuclease III domain-containing protein, whose product MRRLSFPNSFPADAAEELSPRDLAYVGDAVFELAVRQYLVARCPSPQARHRDAVCRVRAAAQAAFLRAIAAHLLPAEEDLVRRARNFKGVAVPRGVSPADYRASTAFEALLGYLYLRGETGRLQEILAMVLEGAESP is encoded by the coding sequence GTGAGACGGCTTTCCTTCCCCAATTCCTTTCCGGCAGACGCTGCGGAGGAACTTTCCCCCCGGGACCTGGCGTACGTGGGAGACGCCGTCTTCGAACTGGCGGTAAGGCAATACCTGGTGGCGCGGTGCCCTTCTCCCCAGGCCCGCCACCGGGATGCCGTCTGCCGCGTAAGGGCCGCGGCCCAGGCAGCATTCCTTCGCGCCATCGCAGCCCATCTTCTGCCCGCCGAAGAGGACCTGGTGCGCCGGGCGCGCAACTTTAAGGGGGTGGCTGTCCCCCGCGGGGTGAGCCCCGCCGATTACAGGGCCAGTACTGCCTTTGAGGCCTTGCTCGGATACCTATATCTGCGCGGGGAAACCGGGCGCTTGCAAGAAATTTTGGCCATGGTGCTGGAAGGGGCGGAGTCGCCATGA
- the thyX gene encoding FAD-dependent thymidylate synthase, with translation MRVKLLRYTPDPERTVAAAARLCYSASGVDALLDMDAAEVRRLVNLLRERGHESPFEHVSFTFAVEGISRACSHQLVRHRLASYSQQSQRWVKGDAAWHVVPPSVARVPEAVRLFEEFLARAGEVYRALVAMGIPREDARYVLPNAVATRLVVTMNARELLHVFRLRCCHRAQWEIRAVAYLMLRECRKVAPVLFERAGPFCQVDGTCPEEWTECPRYPRRRLS, from the coding sequence ATGAGGGTAAAGCTTCTCCGTTATACCCCCGATCCCGAGAGAACGGTGGCGGCGGCCGCCCGTCTCTGTTACTCGGCGTCCGGGGTGGATGCACTCCTGGACATGGATGCTGCCGAGGTGAGGCGCCTTGTCAATCTCCTGCGGGAACGGGGGCACGAGTCACCCTTCGAGCACGTTTCTTTTACCTTCGCCGTTGAGGGTATTTCCCGGGCCTGCAGCCACCAGCTGGTGCGTCACCGCCTGGCATCGTACAGTCAGCAATCCCAGAGATGGGTGAAAGGCGATGCCGCCTGGCACGTGGTGCCCCCTTCCGTGGCCCGGGTACCGGAGGCGGTCCGCCTCTTCGAGGAATTCCTGGCTCGGGCCGGGGAGGTATACCGGGCGCTGGTGGCCATGGGCATACCCCGGGAAGATGCCCGCTATGTGCTTCCCAACGCCGTGGCCACCCGGCTGGTGGTGACCATGAACGCCCGGGAACTCCTGCACGTTTTCCGCCTGCGTTGCTGCCATCGAGCCCAGTGGGAGATCAGGGCGGTGGCCTACCTGATGCTCAGGGAGTGCCGGAAGGTGGCGCCCGTCCTTTTCGAGAGGGCGGGGCCGTTCTGCCAGGTGGATGGCACCTGCCCTGAAGAGTGGACCGAGTGCCCTCGCTACCCGAGGCGGAGACTATCATGA
- the rlmB gene encoding 23S rRNA (guanosine(2251)-2'-O)-methyltransferase RlmB, with amino-acid sequence MTPRTSERGIPGTKSAEETEIIPGRQAVLAALEAGRPLHRIMVGERVASPPLARIMSLAHERGVPVQVVSRDVLDARAGGWPHQGVLAVAAAWEYRSLDDVLAGVPAGRPALLIALAGVQDAGNLGAIARSAECLGAHGLLVPARRSAGLTPGAARAAAGALEWLPVARVTNLARALAGLKGHGLWVVGAEADGEILPWQADLTVPLVLVLGGEERGLGHSVRQACDLVVRIPTVGHVSSLNVAAAAAILLYEADRQRRTGGRAGDATGGGSGGAM; translated from the coding sequence ATGACCCCCCGCACCTCCGAACGCGGCATCCCGGGAACGAAATCGGCGGAGGAAACGGAAATCATCCCGGGACGGCAGGCGGTGCTGGCGGCGCTGGAAGCGGGACGCCCTCTCCACCGTATTATGGTGGGAGAGAGAGTTGCGAGTCCCCCACTGGCCCGCATCATGTCCCTGGCCCATGAACGGGGGGTGCCGGTGCAGGTCGTGAGCCGCGACGTCCTGGATGCCCGTGCCGGTGGATGGCCACATCAAGGTGTGCTGGCGGTGGCGGCGGCGTGGGAGTACCGATCGCTGGATGACGTGCTGGCGGGCGTCCCGGCGGGTCGGCCTGCCCTGTTAATAGCCCTGGCGGGGGTGCAGGACGCCGGCAACCTGGGTGCTATCGCCCGCTCGGCGGAGTGCCTGGGCGCCCACGGCCTGCTGGTACCGGCCCGCCGCAGCGCCGGGCTGACGCCGGGAGCGGCCCGGGCGGCAGCCGGTGCCCTGGAGTGGCTCCCGGTGGCCCGGGTGACCAACCTGGCCCGCGCCCTGGCTGGCCTCAAAGGGCACGGCTTATGGGTGGTGGGAGCGGAGGCGGATGGGGAAATCCTGCCCTGGCAGGCGGATCTCACGGTGCCCCTGGTGCTGGTGCTGGGAGGGGAGGAGAGGGGATTAGGGCACTCGGTGCGCCAGGCGTGCGACCTGGTGGTGCGCATACCCACCGTGGGGCATGTGTCTTCCCTCAACGTGGCCGCCGCGGCCGCAATTCTCCTGTACGAAGCAGACAGACAGCGGCGGACGGGCGGACGGGCAGGCGACGCGACGGGTGGAGGGTCGGGCGGCGCGATGTAG
- the sigH gene encoding RNA polymerase sporulation sigma factor SigH, whose translation MSVSAHKGTFREYEAMLDEEVVEYARDGCSAALEYLINKYKNFVRSKARSYFLIGADREDIIQEGMIGLYKAIRDFRADKLSSFRAFAELCVTRQIITAIKTATRQKHLPLNSYVSLNKPIYDEDSDRTLLDVISGSRVSDPEELVINREEFGDIEEKIGEILSDLEWKVLMSYLDGKSYQEIAGDLNRHVKSIDNALQRVKRKLERYLDRRSEESEQVHA comes from the coding sequence GTGAGTGTTTCTGCCCACAAGGGTACCTTTAGAGAGTACGAGGCGATGCTGGACGAGGAAGTTGTGGAATACGCGCGAGATGGTTGCAGCGCCGCCCTGGAGTACCTGATCAACAAGTATAAGAATTTTGTGCGCAGCAAGGCGCGTTCATATTTCTTAATCGGTGCCGATCGGGAAGATATCATTCAGGAAGGCATGATCGGCCTGTATAAGGCCATCCGGGACTTTCGGGCGGATAAACTTTCGTCTTTCCGCGCCTTCGCCGAACTCTGCGTGACCAGGCAGATCATCACCGCCATCAAGACGGCCACCCGCCAGAAACACCTTCCCCTGAATTCATATGTCTCCCTGAACAAGCCCATCTACGACGAAGATTCCGACCGCACCCTCCTGGACGTGATCTCGGGATCTCGGGTGAGCGACCCCGAGGAATTGGTGATCAACCGGGAAGAGTTCGGTGACATCGAAGAGAAGATCGGCGAGATCCTGAGCGACCTGGAATGGAAAGTTCTCATGTCCTACCTGGATGGTAAGTCATACCAGGAGATCGCTGGCGACCTTAACCGGCACGTGAAGTCCATCGACAACGCCCTGCAGCGGGTCAAGCGCAAGTTGGAACGCTACCTCGACCGCCGCTCCGAGGAATCCGAGCAAGTCCATGCTTGA
- the rpmG gene encoding 50S ribosomal protein L33, with the protein MRVIVTMACTECKERNYTTTKNKKNDPNRLELRKYCPTCRRHTLHRETR; encoded by the coding sequence TTGCGGGTTATCGTCACTATGGCATGTACCGAGTGCAAGGAGCGCAACTATACGACCACGAAGAACAAGAAGAACGACCCCAACCGGCTGGAGCTCAGGAAGTACTGCCCCACCTGCAGGCGCCACACCCTCCACCGCGAGACCAGGTAG
- the secE gene encoding preprotein translocase subunit SecE has protein sequence MRPKPKLTRVRPPSPEQRLVAAFRRMYRNTVAYFRETRLEMRKVVWPSRRETAVYTLVVVAATAIVGLVIWVFDVGLSALLGVIIR, from the coding sequence GTGCGGCCCAAGCCGAAGCTGACCCGGGTACGCCCGCCTTCCCCCGAGCAGAGACTGGTGGCCGCTTTTCGCCGCATGTACCGGAATACCGTGGCGTACTTTCGGGAAACCAGGCTGGAGATGCGGAAGGTTGTCTGGCCGTCGCGGCGGGAGACTGCGGTGTATACTCTGGTGGTGGTCGCCGCCACCGCTATCGTGGGCCTGGTGATCTGGGTGTTTGACGTGGGGTTGAGTGCCCTGCTCGGCGTGATCATCCGGTGA
- the nusG gene encoding transcription termination/antitermination protein NusG: MVSEKRWYVVHTYSGYENKVKANLEKRVKSMGMEDRIFRVVVPTEDEVEIKDGKRKITKKKIYPGYVLVEMIMSDESWYVVRHTPGVTGFVGTGPRPLPLLPEEVRELLRQMGDEEPKPKVHYEVGQSVRVKSGPFAGVVGTVQELIPEKGKLRVLVSIFGRETPLELDYGQVQEL; the protein is encoded by the coding sequence GTGGTGAGCGAGAAGCGCTGGTACGTCGTGCACACGTACTCGGGGTACGAGAACAAGGTCAAGGCTAACCTGGAAAAGCGGGTTAAGTCCATGGGCATGGAGGACCGCATTTTCCGGGTGGTGGTGCCCACCGAGGACGAGGTGGAGATCAAGGACGGCAAGCGCAAGATCACCAAGAAGAAGATATACCCGGGTTACGTGCTGGTGGAAATGATCATGAGCGATGAGTCCTGGTACGTGGTGCGGCATACCCCGGGGGTCACCGGCTTTGTGGGGACGGGTCCCCGCCCCCTGCCGCTCTTGCCCGAAGAGGTGCGGGAACTCCTCCGGCAGATGGGGGATGAGGAACCCAAGCCCAAGGTCCACTACGAGGTGGGCCAGAGCGTCCGGGTAAAATCGGGGCCCTTTGCCGGAGTGGTGGGCACGGTACAGGAACTCATCCCGGAGAAGGGTAAGCTCAGGGTGCTGGTGTCCATATTCGGGCGGGAGACCCCCCTGGAGCTGGACTACGGTCAGGTTCAGGAACTGTAG
- the rplK gene encoding 50S ribosomal protein L11 → MAKKVVAVVKLQLPAGRATPAPPVGPALAQHGINIKAFCDEYNKRTAAQAGTIVPVEITIYHDRSFTFVTKAPPASVLLREAARVEKGSGEPNRNKVGRISRQQLREIAQRKLAELNTDNLEAAERILAGTARSMGIEIVGD, encoded by the coding sequence ATGGCAAAGAAAGTAGTGGCAGTGGTCAAGTTGCAGTTGCCGGCGGGCAGAGCGACCCCCGCACCTCCGGTGGGTCCCGCGCTGGCTCAGCACGGCATTAACATCAAGGCATTTTGTGACGAGTACAACAAGCGCACCGCCGCGCAAGCGGGTACCATCGTGCCGGTGGAGATCACCATCTACCACGACCGCAGCTTCACCTTTGTGACCAAGGCACCGCCTGCCTCGGTCCTTCTGCGGGAGGCGGCCCGGGTAGAGAAGGGCTCCGGTGAACCGAACCGTAACAAGGTGGGGCGTATCAGCCGGCAGCAGCTGCGAGAAATCGCCCAGCGCAAGCTGGCAGAGCTCAACACCGATAATCTGGAGGCGGCCGAGCGCATCCTGGCGGGTACGGCGCGCAGCATGGGTATCGAGATAGTGGGGGACTAG
- the rplA gene encoding 50S ribosomal protein L1 — translation MAKHGKRFQEAAKLVDRATLYDPAEAVELAKKTASAKFDETIEVAVRLGVDPRHADQMVRGAVVLPHGTGKTRRVLVFAKGDKAKEAEAAGADYVGAEELIQKIQGGWLDFDATVATPDMMGMVGRLGRILGPKGLMPNPKTGTVTFDVAAAVREIKQGKVEFRVDKTGIVHVPIGKASFDSSRLLENFYALMEAILRARPAAAKGTYVRSVAISSTMGPGIRVNPLRAQRAAERPA, via the coding sequence ATGGCAAAGCACGGTAAGAGGTTCCAGGAAGCAGCCAAGCTGGTGGATCGGGCTACCCTTTATGACCCGGCCGAGGCCGTAGAGCTGGCAAAGAAGACGGCTTCGGCCAAATTCGACGAGACCATCGAGGTGGCCGTCCGCCTGGGTGTGGACCCCCGTCACGCGGACCAGATGGTGAGGGGGGCAGTGGTGCTTCCCCACGGCACGGGCAAAACCCGCCGGGTGCTGGTCTTTGCCAAGGGGGACAAGGCCAAGGAGGCTGAGGCGGCCGGTGCTGATTACGTAGGGGCCGAGGAGTTGATCCAGAAGATCCAGGGCGGGTGGCTGGATTTCGATGCCACGGTGGCCACTCCCGACATGATGGGCATGGTTGGTCGTCTGGGCCGCATCCTGGGCCCCAAGGGTCTGATGCCCAACCCCAAGACGGGAACCGTTACCTTTGACGTGGCCGCTGCCGTGCGGGAGATCAAGCAGGGTAAAGTGGAGTTCCGGGTGGACAAGACCGGTATCGTGCACGTCCCCATCGGGAAGGCGTCCTTCGATTCCTCCCGCTTGCTGGAGAATTTCTATGCCCTGATGGAGGCCATCCTGCGTGCTCGCCCCGCGGCGGCAAAGGGTACGTACGTGCGCAGCGTGGCCATATCTTCAACCATGGGGCCCGGTATCCGCGTCAATCCCTTACGGGCCCAGCGGGCCGCAGAGAGACCCGCCTGA
- the ggt gene encoding gamma-glutamyltransferase, whose translation MAGRKGMVATAHPLATLAGVEVLRAGGNAVDAAIAAAGVTAVVLPQMCGLGGDAFLLVYQADRGRVTAIAGAGPAPRAASPELYRRRGYRTMPLEGMLSVSVPGAVDAWACAVALAGTRPLRDLLEPAISYAEEGFVVTPALAADIRAHQVKLEADAAAREVYLPGGRPPRPGEILRQPDLARSLRRVAQDPGDLYRGELARRLVACSEAAGGLFTLEDLASYRSEVGEPLATTYRGVTVCQTTFPSQGFILLEELNILEGFDLAGVDRAVAIHLMVEAKKLAFADRLRFAGDPRHVPFPLGRLLSKEYAARRRQEIDPGRARSSWLPASGEGEGDTTYLAVVDGHGNAVSLIHSLSLAFGSGVMIPGTGILLNNRAGRGFSLLEGHPNCLGPGKRTVHTLNCFLAFRDGHLWLVGGTPGGDGQPQWNMQVLVALLDWGLDPAAAVELPRWTSHPGTDPAHWGEGEELRVENRLSPGVVEELQRLGHPVRLVGPWAGGGAVQLIWRDASTRVLTGVSDPRAEGLALGI comes from the coding sequence GTGGCTGGCAGGAAAGGGATGGTGGCTACCGCCCATCCCCTGGCTACCCTGGCTGGGGTGGAGGTGTTACGGGCGGGCGGCAACGCAGTAGATGCCGCCATTGCCGCCGCAGGCGTTACCGCGGTGGTCCTGCCCCAGATGTGCGGTCTGGGGGGTGACGCCTTCCTGCTCGTATACCAGGCCGATCGGGGCAGGGTGACCGCCATCGCGGGGGCGGGTCCCGCCCCCCGGGCAGCTTCCCCGGAACTGTACCGGCGCCGCGGTTACCGCACCATGCCCCTGGAGGGGATGCTTTCCGTCTCGGTGCCCGGGGCGGTGGATGCCTGGGCCTGCGCCGTGGCGCTGGCGGGGACGAGGCCTCTTCGGGACTTGCTGGAACCGGCCATTTCGTACGCGGAAGAGGGATTCGTGGTCACCCCGGCTCTGGCCGCGGACATCCGGGCCCATCAGGTCAAACTAGAGGCTGACGCTGCGGCGCGCGAGGTGTACCTGCCCGGGGGGCGCCCGCCCCGGCCGGGAGAGATCCTGCGACAGCCCGATCTAGCCCGGTCCCTGCGCAGGGTGGCCCAGGATCCCGGCGACCTGTATCGGGGGGAGCTGGCGCGGCGGTTGGTGGCCTGCTCGGAGGCCGCGGGGGGCCTTTTCACCCTGGAGGACCTGGCATCATACCGGAGCGAGGTCGGGGAACCGCTCGCCACCACCTACCGGGGGGTGACAGTCTGCCAGACCACGTTTCCCTCCCAGGGCTTCATCCTGCTGGAGGAGCTGAACATCCTGGAGGGGTTCGACCTGGCCGGGGTCGATCGGGCGGTTGCCATCCACCTCATGGTTGAGGCCAAGAAGCTGGCCTTCGCTGACCGCCTCCGCTTCGCGGGCGACCCCCGCCACGTGCCCTTTCCCCTCGGACGGCTCCTCAGCAAGGAGTACGCGGCCCGCCGGCGTCAGGAAATCGATCCCGGCCGGGCACGGTCCAGCTGGCTCCCCGCTTCGGGCGAGGGTGAGGGGGATACCACGTACCTGGCCGTGGTGGACGGTCACGGTAACGCCGTCTCCCTGATCCATAGCCTCTCCCTGGCCTTCGGGTCGGGGGTGATGATCCCCGGTACCGGTATCCTGCTCAACAACCGGGCGGGACGGGGATTCAGCCTGCTGGAAGGTCATCCCAACTGTCTGGGGCCGGGTAAGCGCACCGTACATACCCTCAACTGCTTCCTGGCGTTCCGGGACGGCCATCTCTGGCTGGTAGGAGGCACGCCGGGAGGGGATGGCCAGCCCCAGTGGAACATGCAGGTCCTGGTGGCCCTGCTGGATTGGGGGCTGGATCCCGCGGCCGCCGTGGAATTGCCGCGCTGGACGTCTCACCCCGGTACCGATCCCGCTCACTGGGGAGAAGGGGAGGAGCTGCGGGTGGAAAACCGCCTCTCCCCGGGGGTGGTGGAAGAGCTCCAGCGGCTCGGCCACCCCGTGCGCTTGGTGGGGCCGTGGGCGGGCGGAGGAGCCGTTCAACTGATCTGGCGCGATGCCAGTACGCGCGTACTCACGGGCGTGTCCGACCCTCGTGCGGAAGGTCTGGCGCTGGGCATTTAG
- a CDS encoding creatininase family protein has product MALQSGEQALVLHDLTWTELKEYLPGIKVAIVPVGSTEQHGPHMTFATDTVRAYEFSRRLAARLFPRALVTTPINLGISTHHMMFPGTITLRPETFMAVVMDVAWSLKQHGITRLFFANGHGGNRPALTLLMARLRDELGVKAAWVSFTSMASDVIREHVKSPLHGHACEGEVSQALYLAPQVVRQDRLTPGAIRPGLAEASPWRAETALSFAAITENGCLGDATRASLELGRAIIEKALERVASFLEDFMADRELPGW; this is encoded by the coding sequence ATGGCTTTACAATCGGGCGAGCAGGCACTGGTGCTGCACGATCTCACCTGGACCGAACTCAAGGAGTACCTGCCCGGGATCAAGGTGGCCATCGTGCCGGTGGGTTCCACCGAACAGCACGGCCCCCACATGACCTTCGCCACCGACACCGTGCGCGCCTATGAGTTTAGCCGCCGGCTGGCCGCCAGGCTCTTCCCGCGCGCCCTGGTAACCACCCCCATCAACCTCGGTATCTCCACCCACCACATGATGTTCCCGGGCACGATCACTCTGCGCCCGGAGACATTCATGGCCGTGGTGATGGACGTGGCCTGGAGCCTGAAACAGCACGGCATCACCAGACTCTTCTTCGCCAACGGCCACGGCGGCAACCGGCCGGCCCTCACCCTGCTCATGGCCCGCCTGCGGGATGAACTGGGGGTCAAGGCCGCCTGGGTATCCTTCACCTCCATGGCCTCCGACGTGATCAGGGAACACGTCAAATCCCCGTTGCACGGCCACGCCTGCGAAGGCGAGGTTTCCCAGGCCCTGTACCTGGCCCCCCAGGTGGTCAGGCAAGACCGCCTGACTCCGGGCGCCATCCGGCCCGGCCTGGCTGAAGCTTCGCCGTGGCGGGCTGAGACCGCACTTTCCTTCGCAGCCATCACCGAAAACGGATGCCTGGGCGATGCCACTCGCGCCTCGCTGGAGCTGGGACGGGCCATCATCGAGAAGGCGCTGGAGCGCGTCGCCTCCTTCCTGGAGGACTTCATGGCCGACCGCGAGCTGCCCGGCTGGTGA
- a CDS encoding CooT family nickel-binding protein, whose protein sequence is MCQSRVVTFREGQEYVVMDDVVTVRPEDGHLFLEDLYGQQKRIRARIRELQLMDHRIIVEEE, encoded by the coding sequence ATGTGCCAGTCGCGGGTGGTTACCTTTCGAGAGGGGCAGGAATACGTGGTCATGGACGACGTGGTGACGGTCCGCCCCGAGGACGGTCACCTTTTTTTGGAGGACCTGTACGGTCAGCAGAAGAGAATCCGTGCCCGCATCCGAGAATTACAGTTGATGGACCATCGCATCATCGTGGAGGAAGAATAA
- a CDS encoding SDR family oxidoreductase, whose protein sequence is MHVRDLFDLSGRVALVTGGSMGLGKQMARGLAEAGADLVLCSRKDERLREAARELGELGVRVLPLPGDVGDPEAVQRVVEGALAAFGHLDILVNAAGLAWAGPPERLPLPDWEKVQRTNVTGTFLMCQAVGRHMIERRRGSIINVASVAGLLGTAVLDAIAYNTSKGAVIAFTRDLAVKWAGYGVRVNAIAPGFFPTHMTDWVIRNRGREITAATPLGRLGGDDDLKGAVVYLASEASAYVTGHVLVVDGGLVAGR, encoded by the coding sequence GTGCATGTGCGCGATCTATTTGACCTGAGCGGTCGGGTGGCCCTGGTGACGGGCGGATCCATGGGCCTGGGGAAGCAGATGGCGCGTGGCCTGGCCGAGGCGGGGGCAGACCTGGTCCTCTGCAGCCGTAAGGACGAGAGGTTGCGGGAAGCCGCCCGGGAACTGGGGGAGCTGGGGGTGCGGGTCCTGCCCCTCCCCGGCGACGTGGGCGATCCCGAGGCAGTGCAGCGGGTGGTGGAGGGGGCACTGGCGGCATTCGGCCATCTGGATATCCTGGTCAATGCGGCGGGTCTGGCCTGGGCAGGGCCACCGGAACGCCTTCCCCTTCCGGACTGGGAGAAGGTCCAGCGCACCAACGTCACCGGGACCTTCCTGATGTGCCAGGCGGTGGGCCGGCACATGATCGAGCGCCGGCGGGGAAGCATCATCAATGTGGCTTCCGTGGCCGGCTTGCTGGGTACCGCGGTCCTGGATGCTATCGCATACAACACCAGCAAGGGAGCGGTGATCGCCTTCACGCGGGACCTGGCGGTGAAGTGGGCCGGCTACGGCGTGCGGGTGAACGCTATCGCCCCCGGCTTCTTTCCCACCCACATGACCGACTGGGTGATACGCAACCGCGGACGGGAGATCACAGCGGCCACCCCTCTGGGGCGCCTGGGTGGGGACGATGACCTCAAGGGGGCGGTGGTGTACCTGGCCTCAGAGGCTTCGGCTTACGTCACCGGCCATGTCCTTGTGGTCGATGGAGGGCTGGTTGCCGGCCGCTAG
- the cysE gene encoding serine O-acetyltransferase — translation MPDQCRSAYREAREMSLLQTLREDVRTVFDRDPAAKNLLEVLLCYPGLHAVWAHRIAHWFYCRRMYVVARLISHLARFLTGIEIHPGARLGRRVFIDHGMGTVIGETAVVGDDVTMYQGVTLGGTGKEKGKRHPTVEDGVMISAGAKVLGNITVGQGSKIGAGAVVIRPVPPGCTVVGVPGRVVRRQGEPVRTPDLEHGDLPDPVAEALASVLHRLEHLEAQVARLAAGNQPSIDHKDMAGDVSRSL, via the coding sequence GTGCCAGATCAATGCCGGTCTGCGTACCGGGAGGCGCGGGAAATGAGTCTGCTGCAGACCCTGCGTGAAGACGTGAGGACCGTTTTCGACCGCGATCCGGCGGCCAAGAACCTCCTGGAAGTACTGCTGTGTTACCCCGGCCTGCATGCCGTCTGGGCCCATCGCATTGCCCACTGGTTCTACTGCCGCCGGATGTACGTGGTGGCCCGGCTAATCTCCCACCTGGCCCGTTTCCTCACCGGGATCGAAATCCACCCCGGTGCCCGTCTGGGGAGGCGGGTTTTCATCGACCACGGCATGGGCACCGTTATCGGGGAAACCGCCGTCGTGGGTGACGACGTCACTATGTACCAGGGTGTGACCCTGGGAGGTACCGGTAAGGAAAAGGGAAAACGGCACCCGACGGTGGAGGATGGCGTCATGATTTCGGCCGGGGCCAAAGTGCTCGGTAACATCACGGTGGGACAGGGGAGCAAGATCGGAGCCGGGGCCGTGGTCATAAGACCGGTGCCCCCGGGCTGCACGGTGGTGGGAGTCCCGGGCAGGGTGGTCAGGCGGCAGGGAGAACCCGTGCGCACGCCTGACCTCGAGCACGGCGACCTGCCCGACCCGGTGGCAGAAGCGCTGGCGTCCGTCCTGCACCGGCTGGAACACCTCGAGGCGCAGGTGGCCCGGCTAGCGGCCGGCAACCAGCCCTCCATCGACCACAAGGACATGGCCGGTGACGTAAGCCGAAGCCTCTGA
- a CDS encoding MFS transporter: protein MKRNAILFLVSCGMASVAMGAFMTTQGLYIMCLGYGEELLGLILSGRMIAGAVGALPAGMISDRYGRKPVILVSTLLVAAGWLGQALFPQPSAMFLFSCLVGLAGTAQWVVGAPLLADNTGAGNRQMFFGIQFALTTAGMMVGNLAGGALPDLVRAHPGPWLRAACRSLPAVPDVAGASAFRLSLLGFSLLTLASVIPALMIRETRPRPRAPGAALGDLLAMAARTEVRGLVAYWMLVGFGAGLVIPFFNVFLSEKLGASPTVVGLILSLSNGATAVAGLLAPALVPRLGRVRTVVLTQVASIPFLLMIALPPWLWLVGAAMFFRNALMNMSSPVATSFSMEIMEPDLRGTTSSLMRVADSLARAASSACAGWMMARWGYDVPYLFTAALYLAASRLYYRRFAHYDPPPGQR from the coding sequence GTGAAACGCAACGCCATCCTGTTCCTCGTCTCCTGCGGCATGGCCAGCGTGGCCATGGGTGCCTTCATGACCACGCAGGGCCTCTATATCATGTGCCTGGGCTACGGCGAAGAACTCCTCGGGCTGATCCTCTCGGGACGCATGATCGCCGGTGCCGTCGGCGCCTTACCTGCCGGGATGATTTCCGACCGCTACGGGAGAAAACCGGTGATCCTGGTGTCCACCTTGCTGGTGGCGGCAGGATGGCTGGGCCAGGCCCTCTTCCCGCAGCCTTCGGCCATGTTCCTGTTTTCCTGCCTGGTCGGCCTGGCAGGCACCGCTCAGTGGGTGGTGGGCGCCCCCCTGCTGGCGGACAATACCGGGGCGGGCAACCGACAGATGTTCTTCGGAATCCAGTTCGCCCTCACGACCGCAGGCATGATGGTAGGGAACCTGGCGGGGGGTGCCCTCCCCGACCTGGTGCGGGCCCACCCGGGACCGTGGCTGCGGGCAGCCTGCCGCAGCCTTCCGGCAGTACCCGATGTGGCAGGGGCATCCGCATTCCGGCTGTCTCTGCTGGGTTTCTCGCTTCTGACCCTGGCCAGTGTCATACCGGCCCTGATGATCCGGGAAACGCGCCCCCGCCCGCGGGCACCGGGGGCCGCGCTGGGGGATCTGCTGGCGATGGCCGCGCGCACCGAAGTGCGTGGTCTCGTCGCCTATTGGATGCTCGTCGGCTTCGGCGCCGGTCTGGTGATACCGTTTTTCAACGTGTTCCTGTCCGAAAAGCTGGGTGCTTCCCCCACCGTGGTGGGCCTCATCCTCTCGCTGAGCAACGGCGCCACCGCAGTGGCGGGGCTACTCGCCCCCGCCCTGGTGCCCCGCCTGGGCCGGGTGAGGACGGTGGTGCTCACCCAGGTAGCGTCCATCCCCTTCTTGCTCATGATCGCGCTCCCGCCGTGGCTGTGGCTGGTGGGAGCCGCCATGTTCTTCCGCAACGCGCTGATGAACATGTCGAGCCCGGTGGCGACCAGTTTCTCCATGGAGATCATGGAACCTGACCTCCGTGGCACCACCTCCAGCCTGATGCGCGTTGCCGACAGCCTGGCCCGCGCCGCCAGCAGTGCCTGCGCGGGATGGATGATGGCCCGGTGGGGATACGACGTACCTTACCTGTTCACGGCCGCCCTCTACCTGGCCGCTTCCCGGCTTTACTACCGCCGCTTCGCCCATTACGACCCACCCCCCGGCCAGCGTTGA